A single genomic interval of Sporosarcina sp. ANT_H38 harbors:
- a CDS encoding aminoglycoside N(3)-acetyltransferase, with amino-acid sequence MTEFETILDTQLFQSKETLKEQLDSLGVKSGDHLIVHSSLKSMGWIAGGAQAVVEALMETVTPNGTIIMPAQSADNSEPSYWMLPPVPEAWHEPIRQSITAYDPDLTHLRGMGKVAECFHRHPKTIRSSHPAHSFMAWGLHADSWMSEHPLEDSFGPSSPLGKMLNANVKIIMIGVSYESCTALHLSEYLAPELTVSPQGAAIIQDGERIWATFDMADVDSEIFPELGTVFEEKNPGIAFDGKLGQALCKIVPMKPLVDFGTVWITEKRMSEVVAK; translated from the coding sequence ATGACCGAATTTGAAACGATTCTTGATACCCAATTATTCCAATCCAAAGAGACGCTAAAAGAGCAACTTGACTCGCTTGGTGTTAAATCGGGCGATCATCTCATTGTCCATTCATCCCTCAAATCAATGGGGTGGATTGCAGGTGGTGCACAAGCCGTAGTCGAAGCACTTATGGAAACGGTGACGCCAAACGGGACAATCATCATGCCCGCACAGTCCGCCGATAATTCGGAACCGTCTTACTGGATGCTTCCCCCCGTGCCCGAAGCGTGGCATGAGCCGATACGCCAATCTATCACCGCTTACGACCCGGACTTAACCCATTTGCGCGGAATGGGGAAAGTTGCTGAATGCTTTCACCGCCATCCCAAAACAATTCGAAGTTCTCACCCAGCTCATTCGTTCATGGCATGGGGACTACACGCAGATAGCTGGATGAGTGAACACCCACTTGAGGATTCATTCGGACCTAGTTCTCCGCTCGGAAAAATGTTGAATGCGAATGTGAAGATCATTATGATTGGCGTCAGTTATGAATCGTGTACTGCCCTTCATTTATCCGAATACCTAGCTCCTGAACTAACAGTTTCCCCTCAAGGTGCAGCCATCATTCAAGACGGTGAAAGAATTTGGGCGACTTTTGATATGGCTGATGTCGATTCAGAAATCTTCCCTGAATTGGGTACCGTATTCGAGGAAAAGAACCCCGGCATCGCTTTCGATGGCAAGTTAGGACAAGCGCTTTGCAAAATTGTTCCAATGAAACCACTTGTCGATTTTGGGACTGTATGGATAACCGAAAAAAGAATGTCAGAAGTAGTCGCTAAATAG
- a CDS encoding DUF4003 family protein, which produces MDANVIRQEVETTYEKVKSLAGWTVEKNVVLTITSYYVTSEREFDAESLSRVMDALKEKSSWLSPLRGNLLPMVAAFLDQPGADIDKEVARLFAKQQVLKGLGFRNTIHSYLAALLLTNDPDLYENEARQAKKLYDAIKKQHFFLTSDDDYAYAVLLGKRGADPIEHAKSMRVYYDALRTEGFRSGNELQWLSQVMTYIQINFDPLLVARAVEVLIHFKRSTKVRPVHYPMIGFLTVFGIDHNELNSIVELTHLLEQSKPFKWNREMALSIAIGYIMHKLTESAEEASVSLATSVELIIQAQQAVMAATIAAIVASSSDSSSNT; this is translated from the coding sequence ATGGATGCGAATGTGATTAGACAGGAAGTCGAAACGACATATGAGAAGGTGAAGTCGTTGGCGGGTTGGACGGTGGAAAAAAATGTCGTACTGACAATTACTTCGTATTATGTCACATCTGAAAGGGAATTTGACGCAGAAAGTTTGAGCCGGGTGATGGATGCACTTAAAGAAAAATCTAGTTGGCTTTCTCCACTGCGAGGCAATCTTCTTCCTATGGTGGCCGCGTTTTTAGATCAGCCTGGGGCGGATATTGACAAAGAGGTAGCTCGTTTATTCGCAAAGCAGCAAGTATTAAAGGGGCTTGGCTTTCGTAATACGATCCATTCGTATTTAGCGGCTCTACTTTTAACGAACGACCCAGATCTCTATGAAAACGAAGCACGCCAAGCAAAAAAACTATATGACGCCATAAAAAAGCAACATTTCTTCCTGACATCTGACGACGATTATGCCTATGCAGTGTTGTTAGGGAAAAGGGGTGCTGATCCAATTGAGCACGCCAAATCAATGCGTGTATATTACGACGCACTGCGAACAGAGGGATTTCGTTCGGGAAATGAACTGCAATGGCTTTCACAGGTCATGACATACATACAAATTAACTTCGATCCACTTCTTGTAGCGCGGGCTGTGGAGGTATTGATTCATTTCAAACGGAGTACAAAAGTACGACCTGTGCACTACCCAATGATTGGTTTTTTAACTGTTTTTGGAATAGATCACAATGAGTTGAATAGTATTGTCGAATTAACGCACTTACTGGAGCAATCCAAACCTTTTAAGTGGAATAGGGAAATGGCGCTATCTATTGCGATTGGTTACATTATGCATAAGTTGACTGAAAGTGCAGAAGAAGCGAGTGTTAGTCTAGCCACGTCTGTAGAATTAATTATTCAAGCGCAGCAAGCGGTAATGGCTGCGACAATTGCCGCAATTGTTGCGTCTTCATCAGATAGTTCATCGAACACTTGA
- the trpB gene encoding tryptophan synthase subunit beta: MVKEMDVTQTTQAGRYGRFGGQFVPETLMTALIELEAAYDEAIVDPAFTEKVNYYLKDFVGRETPLYFAERLTKEAGGAKIYLKREDLNHTGAHKINNTVGQALLAIRMGKKKIVAETGAGQHGVATATVCALFNLECVIYMGKEDIRRQELNVFRMELLGAKVVSVDKGSGTLKDAVNEALRYWVANVEDTHYILGSALGPHPFPRIVRDFQRVIGVETRRQIVGKEGRLPDAIVACIGGGSNAIGMFHPFIDDEKVALYGVEAAGSGIETGLHAAAIADGKEGVLHGAYMYVLQDDDGFIQEAHSISAGLDYPAVGPEHSHLHDIGRVTYTSVTDAGALEGLQLLAKVEGIIPALESAHAVHFAVELAGRMGEEEILVICLSGRGDKDVQTVRDALGGGLND, from the coding sequence ATGGTAAAAGAAATGGATGTAACTCAGACTACACAGGCAGGACGATATGGAAGGTTTGGTGGGCAGTTTGTTCCTGAAACATTAATGACGGCACTTATCGAACTAGAGGCTGCTTACGATGAAGCGATTGTCGATCCTGCTTTCACGGAAAAAGTAAATTACTACTTAAAGGATTTTGTCGGACGGGAGACGCCGCTGTACTTTGCGGAAAGACTTACAAAAGAAGCAGGCGGCGCAAAGATTTATCTCAAACGCGAAGATTTAAATCATACGGGTGCCCATAAAATCAATAATACGGTTGGGCAGGCACTCCTTGCGATACGCATGGGCAAAAAGAAAATCGTTGCGGAAACAGGAGCGGGTCAACACGGAGTGGCAACGGCAACGGTATGCGCCTTATTTAATCTCGAATGTGTTATTTACATGGGGAAAGAAGATATTCGTAGACAGGAATTGAATGTTTTCCGTATGGAGTTACTTGGAGCTAAGGTCGTTTCAGTCGATAAAGGATCAGGCACACTGAAAGATGCAGTCAATGAGGCGCTGCGCTACTGGGTAGCGAATGTGGAAGACACGCATTACATATTAGGTTCAGCTCTTGGTCCGCATCCCTTCCCGAGGATTGTTCGTGATTTTCAACGCGTTATCGGTGTGGAAACGAGACGACAAATTGTGGGGAAAGAAGGGCGTTTACCAGATGCGATTGTTGCGTGCATCGGAGGAGGGAGCAATGCAATCGGCATGTTCCATCCGTTTATTGACGATGAAAAAGTGGCTTTGTACGGTGTTGAGGCGGCAGGAAGTGGTATCGAAACAGGACTTCATGCAGCTGCAATTGCGGATGGCAAAGAAGGCGTTTTGCACGGGGCGTATATGTATGTGTTGCAAGACGACGATGGGTTTATCCAGGAAGCGCATTCCATTTCAGCAGGTCTTGATTACCCAGCCGTTGGTCCAGAACATAGCCATTTGCATGATATCGGGCGTGTTACGTACACATCTGTAACGGATGCAGGTGCATTGGAAGGATTGCAGTTATTGGCGAAAGTGGAGGGAATCATCCCGGCACTAGAAAGTGCACATGCGGTTCACTTTGCAGTCGAACTGGCGGGTAGGATGGGAGAGGAAGAAATTCTTGTCATTTGCCTTTCAGGACGAGGCGATAAAGATGTCCAAACGGTACGCGATGCATTAGGAGGTGGCTTGAATGACTAA
- a CDS encoding phosphoribosylanthranilate isomerase gives MTKVKICGLMESQHVKTAVDAGADAIGFVFAPSRRQVTIAEAQELAKTIPTGVLKVGVFVDASQDEIEKTYREVPLDIIQFHGDESSDFIKKVGLPSIKVLSVYSDEYAKQSIQYETDYFLFDTPGTDFKGGSGMTFDWHLMKDAGVQSEKVILAGGLNADNVAQAIRTVNPYMVDVSSGVERMGRKDGNLIRAFIKAVKDEER, from the coding sequence ATGACGAAGGTGAAGATTTGCGGATTAATGGAATCGCAACATGTGAAAACAGCAGTGGATGCTGGAGCGGATGCAATTGGCTTTGTCTTTGCTCCAAGCAGACGGCAAGTGACAATTGCTGAAGCGCAAGAGTTAGCGAAGACTATTCCAACTGGAGTGCTGAAAGTTGGAGTATTTGTAGATGCATCACAAGATGAAATTGAGAAAACGTATCGGGAAGTACCGCTAGATATTATTCAATTTCACGGTGATGAAAGTTCGGATTTTATCAAAAAAGTCGGACTTCCTTCCATTAAAGTGTTATCAGTTTACAGCGATGAATACGCAAAGCAATCTATACAATATGAAACAGACTACTTTTTGTTCGATACGCCAGGAACTGACTTTAAAGGAGGTAGCGGAATGACCTTTGATTGGCACCTAATGAAAGACGCTGGTGTCCAATCGGAAAAAGTGATTCTGGCGGGCGGACTGAACGCTGACAATGTTGCACAGGCAATCAGGACAGTAAATCCATATATGGTGGACGTTTCAAGCGGAGTAGAACGTATGGGAAGAAAAGACGGGAATTTGATTCGTGCATTCATTAAAGCAGTCAAAGATGAGGAGAGATAA
- the trpA gene encoding tryptophan synthase subunit alpha: MTKQDLTYAITDCVTRGHKAFVPYIMAGDGGLETIKKNILFLQQTGVTAIELGIPFSDPVADGPVIEQAGVRALAKGVTLRTVLKELTLFKDEITVPLVIMTYLNPILSYGVDQFAMDCQNSGISGLIVPDLPYEESGLLRDALMKANIALIPLVSLTSPPERIKKITAEAEGFVYAVTVNGITGVRDGFGDDLAAHLEQLKAVSPVPVLAGFGISTPEQVRSIGALADGVIVGSAIVTAFHRNDLTAVEALVKMSK, from the coding sequence ATGACTAAGCAAGACTTAACTTACGCCATTACTGATTGTGTAACCCGTGGTCATAAAGCGTTTGTGCCCTATATAATGGCTGGTGACGGCGGTCTTGAAACGATTAAGAAAAACATACTATTTCTACAACAAACAGGTGTGACTGCAATCGAACTTGGCATACCTTTTTCAGATCCTGTGGCAGACGGTCCAGTAATTGAACAAGCTGGAGTACGGGCACTTGCTAAAGGGGTAACACTTCGAACTGTGTTGAAAGAACTTACTTTATTCAAGGATGAAATCACCGTACCGCTTGTTATCATGACTTATTTAAATCCAATTTTGAGCTATGGCGTTGATCAATTTGCTATGGATTGTCAAAACAGCGGAATTAGCGGACTTATTGTGCCTGACTTGCCATACGAAGAAAGTGGATTGTTGCGGGATGCGCTTATGAAGGCTAATATTGCACTCATTCCACTCGTCTCGCTAACAAGCCCACCAGAACGGATTAAGAAAATAACAGCGGAAGCTGAAGGCTTTGTGTACGCGGTGACAGTAAACGGAATTACAGGAGTGCGGGATGGATTTGGAGATGATCTTGCTGCCCATTTGGAGCAGTTGAAAGCGGTAAGTCCTGTGCCTGTTCTAGCTGGGTTTGGTATTTCAACACCTGAACAGGTCCGGTCAATTGGTGCGCTTGCAGACGGTGTCATTGTGGGCAGTGCGATTGTTACTGCTTTTCATAGAAATGATTTAACAGCGGTCGAAGCATTAGTGAAAATGTCGAAATAA
- a CDS encoding ABC transporter ATP-binding protein: MGKPVLEIANLRTSFSIKGNYYAAVDDVSLTVHENEVVAIVGESGCGKSALALSIMGLHNLKSTKLEGQVNFNSQNLLSLPVSKLNKVRGKDIGMIFQDPMTALNPLATIGRQIEEPMDYHMKLTSADKKKRVLDILRRVGIKNEQRVYGQYPHELSGGMRQRVVIAIALACDPVLLIADEPTTALDVTIQAQIMDLMKELQNQIKSGIILITHDLGVVAEMADRVAVMYAGEIVEIAEVRELFANPLHPYTRSLLNSIPANMEAKEKLHVIEGIVPSIQNLDRTGCRFAPRIKWIPEEEHEMNPQLHEVEPGHFVRCSCYKNFHFPVERVGAETCVAT, from the coding sequence TTGGGAAAGCCAGTATTGGAAATTGCTAATCTCCGTACATCGTTTAGCATCAAGGGTAACTACTATGCTGCGGTAGATGATGTTTCCTTAACGGTCCATGAGAACGAGGTTGTGGCAATCGTGGGGGAGTCGGGTTGTGGGAAAAGTGCATTAGCCCTTTCCATAATGGGACTTCATAATTTAAAATCGACGAAACTTGAAGGACAAGTTAACTTTAATAGTCAGAATCTTTTGAGTCTACCGGTGTCTAAATTGAACAAAGTTCGAGGTAAAGATATCGGTATGATTTTCCAAGATCCGATGACTGCACTAAATCCGCTAGCGACAATCGGTAGACAAATTGAAGAACCAATGGATTACCATATGAAACTTACATCAGCTGATAAGAAGAAGCGTGTACTCGATATTCTTCGCCGTGTAGGTATTAAGAATGAACAACGCGTATATGGGCAATATCCGCATGAACTGTCTGGTGGTATGAGGCAACGTGTCGTCATTGCAATCGCACTTGCGTGTGATCCAGTACTTTTAATTGCAGATGAGCCAACGACTGCTTTGGACGTAACAATTCAAGCACAAATTATGGATCTTATGAAAGAACTTCAAAACCAAATCAAGTCAGGCATTATTCTCATTACACATGATCTGGGTGTTGTAGCAGAAATGGCTGACCGTGTTGCGGTTATGTATGCAGGAGAGATAGTGGAAATTGCTGAAGTTCGTGAACTTTTTGCAAATCCTTTACACCCCTATACCCGTTCGTTATTAAATTCAATCCCGGCGAATATGGAAGCGAAAGAAAAACTTCATGTTATTGAAGGAATTGTTCCTTCAATCCAAAATCTAGATCGAACAGGTTGCAGGTTTGCTCCTCGTATTAAATGGATTCCTGAGGAAGAACATGAAATGAACCCACAATTACATGAAGTAGAGCCGGGTCATTTCGTTCGTTGTAGCTGCTATAAAAACTTCCACTTCCCTGTGGAGAGAGTAGGAGCTGAGACTTGTGTCGCTACTTAA